In one Vulgatibacter incomptus genomic region, the following are encoded:
- a CDS encoding glucose 1-dehydrogenase has product MPSAGPGSRVGGERLEEEPMKAVAFTPREKGSLRIVEMDAPKASAGMVGVAPIRVGVCGTDQDILSGKYGESPKGSSFLVLGHESIGEVETVGTGVSGFSVGDLVVAMVRRPDDCPNCRAGEPDMCIKGDYKERGIKGLHGYLCEHYVEAPEYLVKLPPALREAGVLLEPLTVVAKGIRHAWSIQKRMKVWEPRKALVLGAGPVGQLATLLLRQRGLETTVVARHPSEDTASRMEAIGAEFIAELEKSGEQSVHLKDLPKMRGPFDFVFEATGAASVAMGAMRIIGTNGVVCLSSVTGGESEMEICPSCLNLELVLGNRTVFGTVNANRVDFEDGVRSLSEANKRWPGWLEGMISRHVPLDHFQDAYDDRKPGEIKLVIDL; this is encoded by the coding sequence GTGCCGAGCGCCGGACCCGGCAGTCGCGTGGGCGGCGAGCGGCTGGAGGAGGAGCCGATGAAGGCCGTGGCGTTCACGCCGCGCGAGAAGGGAAGCCTCCGCATCGTCGAGATGGACGCTCCCAAGGCTTCCGCCGGCATGGTCGGGGTCGCGCCGATCCGGGTGGGCGTCTGCGGCACCGACCAGGACATCCTCTCGGGCAAGTACGGCGAATCCCCCAAGGGCTCGAGCTTTCTCGTCCTCGGGCACGAGAGCATCGGCGAAGTGGAGACCGTCGGCACCGGGGTGTCGGGCTTCTCCGTCGGGGATCTCGTGGTCGCAATGGTCCGCCGTCCGGACGACTGCCCCAACTGCCGGGCCGGCGAGCCCGATATGTGTATCAAGGGCGATTACAAGGAGCGCGGGATCAAGGGCCTCCACGGCTACCTCTGCGAGCACTACGTGGAGGCGCCCGAATACCTGGTGAAGCTCCCGCCCGCCTTGCGCGAGGCCGGCGTCCTCCTCGAGCCGCTAACGGTCGTGGCCAAGGGGATCCGCCACGCCTGGTCGATCCAGAAGCGGATGAAGGTCTGGGAGCCGAGGAAGGCGCTGGTCCTCGGCGCCGGCCCCGTGGGCCAGCTCGCGACCCTCCTCCTGCGCCAGCGCGGCCTCGAGACCACCGTCGTCGCGCGCCATCCCAGCGAGGACACCGCCTCCCGCATGGAGGCGATCGGCGCCGAGTTCATCGCCGAGCTCGAGAAGAGCGGCGAGCAGAGCGTCCACCTCAAAGACCTCCCGAAGATGCGCGGCCCCTTCGACTTCGTCTTCGAAGCCACGGGCGCCGCCTCCGTCGCAATGGGCGCCATGCGGATCATCGGCACCAACGGCGTCGTCTGCCTCTCGTCCGTCACCGGCGGCGAGTCGGAGATGGAGATCTGCCCCTCCTGCCTCAACCTCGAGCTCGTCCTCGGCAACCGAACGGTCTTCGGCACCGTCAACGCCAACCGCGTCGACTTCGAGGACGGCGTCCGCAGCCTGAGCGAAGCCAACAAGAGATGGCCGGGGTGGCTCGAGGGCATGATCAGCCGCCACGTCCCGCTCGACCACTTCCAGGACGCGTACGACGACCGCAAGCCCGGCGAGATCAAGCTCGTGATCGACCTGTAG